Genomic window (Melioribacteraceae bacterium):
GGCTAATTTTTCATCTTCTATTATTATAGCGTTCATTTTCATTTTGCTCCGATAAAAGTGCAGGGTGCGCTATTTACACAAAAAAATATACTATTCTTGAATTATAAGAGGAATCTTGGCGATATATTCTTTATCAGTAATTATGAACTCTGGGACAAAATTACCTAAAACCTCATACCTTTTTTTCAGATTGTTAAGCCCAACTCCGCTTGAATGGGTTTGATTAAATTTGGGTTGAAGATTATTAGAAACCACGAGATAACCATCCTCAATAAAAATTTTTAATAGAAGCGGGTGTTCCTCCGATGCCCGGTTATGTTTCAGCGCGTTCTCAAGCAGAGTTTGAACCGCGAGCGGGGGTACCAAATAATTAAGTTTTGAGGCGTCAACATTTATTTCTGAAATAATAGAATTATCAAAACGAATTTTTTGAAGAAACAGATATGATTTAGAAAACTCCAACTCTTCTCTAAGCTCAACGACCGGCTTGTCAATTACATCAAGCGAGTAGCGATTAACCAGGGCAAACTGATCAACAAATTGTTGTGCCTTTGCCGTATCCTTTTTAATTAATATAGAAAGCACATTTAAACTGTTAAATAAGAAGTGAGGATTAAGCTGACTCTTTAAAGTCTCCAATTTAATTTGAGCATTTTCCTTTTCGAGAGTCTCGGTTAATAATTTAGATTCCTGGATATTTTTATAAAAATGAATTGATTCTAGAATTGCCATCATAATCACGTTGCCAATAAAGGCGATAACGGAATTAATGAAAAGAATCCATTCAAACGATTCTTTGTATGGAGAAATGATTTGAACAACTGTAGTAATTATAATTGCTCCGCTAACCCCAATTACAAATACATAAAATAGTTCCACAAATAATCTTTTTGCCAGCGCTTCTTTCCAACCATACTTTTTATTGAGCTGATTAAGAGTTTTAATGTTAAGCACAAAAAGATATAAAGTAATTATACCGGCAAAAAAAGTACCGTAAAACAACCGAATAATAAATTCTACAATACTTTTAATATGAATAAACCCAATAAAGTTATTGTATAGTATCAGTATGAACTGAAGAATGAATGTTGCGGTGATAACATAGAATATGGATTTTTTATTTATCACAAATAGTATAGTGTTTTGAGAGTTCAAGTAATTTGGTCTCTAAAATAATACAAAATGAATTATAGTTTATTTAATTATTTATGAATAAAAGAGCCGGGCAACTATCCCGGCTTCAACAAAACAGATTTAATGTAAAATGTTTTAGAACAAACCATACTTCAAACTAATGCCGCCGCCAAAATTCTTGAATATTTCTTCATCGGTCCCAATCATTTCTACAGGAGATGAAAGCCTATAACTGCCCGTTAAAGCAACCCACCAATTACCAGCAATTCTGTGTGTTAGCTCTATGCCAGGCTCGGTAACAAAAAAAGTTGTTTGATCTATTGTTTCTTCTACCCATGTTTTATTTTTTCTGTAATCTTTATCATACCTGTATTTTGTTAAACCGCTTGCCATCAAAACAGAGGCGGAGAATTTAAGATCATCGGTAATCGAAAATATTTTTTCAACGAAAAGCCCGGCATAGCCAGCTTCAAGATGATAAGTTCCATCTGTAACGAGAGCATTCAACTTTTTGTCGTAGGAAAAACCCGATGCACCGAGACCTATTGCCCAGCCGCTATCAAATGTTAACGCCGCACGAATGTCAAGGATACCGGCATTGTCGGAATTTACAGTGGTGTATTTTCCACCAAGAGCAACATACCCGCCCAAGTTTGTTTCACCTAAAGTAAAAAGGTGATTTTTTTCTTTTGGCTGGGCAATAAGTGTGGCCGCTAAAGCCAACGAAACGATTAATAATAATTTAGTTTTCATTTTATTTCTCCTTTTTGTTTATAGAGTTTTTTAATTTCTGAGGGAAAACTAAGTGTGAAGGAGACGATTTAAAAATTTTTGATGATGAGTCGGTAAAAATGAAGGATGAGTCCGCTTTTTTAAGAGATGAAATTTCCCCAAATTAAAGCGAATAATTTATTTTAAACTTTTAAACGATTGATGTACAATTAAAACAGTAAGACCAACTATAGAACTGTTGTAAATAAAATAAATTGAATTGAAAAAGCAATTTGAAGTAAACAGTATCTAAGTGTACCCAACAGCATTTTAATCACCAAAGGATAATTAACATGAGTGAAATATCTTTTAAAGAAATAGCCGTTGACTTTTTGAATCTAGCGGCAGGCGGGGAATCAAGAAAGGCATTCAATTTGTACGCGCATAAAAACTTTAAGCATCACAACGCATACTTTAAAGGTGATGCCGAAACCTTAATGATTGCGATGGAAGATAGCGCTAAAGCAAATCCTAATAAAATATTCGATATCAAAAGAGTATTGTGCGATGACAATTTTGTTGCCACTCACTCATTCATTCAGCAATCGCAAGCAGAATTAGGCTGGGCGGTTGTACATATTTTTCGGTTTGAGGAGAATAGAATTATAGAGATGTGGGATTTGGGACAAGCATTCCCTGAAGAAGTGATAAATGAAAATGGAATGTTTTAACACACAAAAATCATAATGAAGATTATAAGTGTGTTCTCATTACATGAATTTTTTCAGTTTGTTAATGTCGACATGTTTGCCAAGAAGAATTAGTGCTACATCGGGCTTTAATATTAAGTTTGGCTCAGGCACAAGGTTCATTTCATCACGGAGTATATCTTTAACGGCGATGATAATAACACCAAATTTTTCGCGAAGTTTTAAATCTCTAATTGATTTACCAACAAGCGAATCTGGAAGAGCAATTTCAACAATTCCATATTCGGGAGCGAGCGATATTTGATCAATCAACATAGGGATTGTTAATCTTTTCGCTAGACGAACAGCGGTTTCCTTTTCGGGATAAATAATTTCGGTGGCTCCTACTGATAAATACACTTCACCACGTAAATCATTCATAGATTTAACTATTATATTTTTTATACCCAAATCCCTTAAGTGGATAATTGCCAAAACAGTTTCTTCCATGAAAATTTCTCCCAAACCCAATATTGCCGTATCGATTGTATCTTTAACAAATTCCGACAGCATCTCTTTGTCCTTTGCGTCACCAACAACGGCATCGGTAACCAGATCCTTTATTCTATCTACTATTTGCCTATCATTATCAATGGCAAGAACTCCGTGACCGTTTTTTGCAAGCTCAATTGCTAAGTTAAAACCAAAAGTACCTAACCCTATTACTACAAATTGTTTCATAAATTCTCCTGGTTAGCCCGCCATTACATTACCGGTGGGATAACTGTAATTTGTTGATTTGATCTTTCCGACTATTGAATATGCAATTGCAAGCGGACCTACTCTGCCCACCAGCATAGTTAAGGTTATTAATAGTTTTCCGAAAACACTTAAGGATGAGGTAACGCCCATTGATAATCCCACAGTACCAAGCGCCGAGGTTGTTTCAAAGATAATTTGAAGTAGAGAAAAGTTTTCCGAGGCAAACAGAACAAACACAATAGTGGTCAGGTAAAAGGAACCAAATATTGTTATTCCCAAAGCTTTATTTACAGTCGAATCAGTTACTGACCTTCGAAATGAATGAATCTCGTTTTTGTTTCGTAATATTTTTAGAAGAAAAAGTAGAACAACACCAAAAGTTGAGGTTTTAATTCCACCCCCGGTACCGCCAGGAGAAGCACCAATAAACATTACAATAACTATTATAAATAAACTCAATGGCTTCATTAAGCTTATCTCAACCGAATTAAATCCGGTTGTTGTTGAAGCAGATATAGCTTGAAATGATGACGTTAATATTCTATCATAAAATGATTGAGGTTGGTTATGATTTCCTTCAGCAATAAATATTATTATACACGATACTACGATTAATAGACTTGTTACCCAAAGGACAAGTTTTGTGTGAGAAGAAAGTCTTCTTGGATATTTATTTTGATAAATATTTTTAAAATATTTTGAAACATCGTATAAAACAAAAAATCCAATACCTCCGGTAATTGATAGTATCGCAATAATTATATTGATAAAAGATTCGTTTGAGTAAGAAACAAAACTTGATGAGTATAATGAAAAGCCAGCCGTACAGAATGCCGATATTGAATGAAAGATGGCCGAATAGAGCGCGCTATCCAAGGGTTGATCTTTAGCGAAAATAACAGTCAAGGTTACCGCTCCGAACAATTCAATAACCGAAGTAAAAATAATGACAAGTTTAATAAATTTTTTCAACTCAATACCACTGGGGCGGGAAATTGATTCGGCAAGTAATTTTTTCCCGTTAAGAGACAGATTTGAACCCAACCCAAAAGATATTGAAGCGACAAAAATCATATACCCCAAACCACCAATTTGAATAAGTATCAATATTATTATTTGTCCTGGAATGCTATAATAGCTACCCGTATCATAAACGGCTAGTCCAGTTGTACTAACCGCCGAAGCCGCAGTAAAAGCGCTATCAACAAAGTTAGTATATTGATTTAACGCCGAAGCAAATGGTAGAGAAAGTAGTATTGCCCCCATGAGTATTAGAACAGCATAACCAAAAGTTAATATTTGTATTGGAGTTAATTTGCTGAACATATAATTAAAAATTTTTGTGGGGCTAAAATGATCTTTAATAATTTATAAGCAAGATAAATCGTGATTATTTATACCATCTTTATATTGGTGACGATGTTTTTATATTTCCCTTATAAAGTAGCATTATTTATAATTTCTTTATATAAAATCAATTTAATTTTAGAGCGTACTTATTAATTGTTGTTTAATTTTGATTTGCGATTTTGATTAATCCTTGACAACGAGTGTGTTTGAAAAATGAAACCGAATAGTTCAAAAAAAGCGAATTACAAAAGTGGAATATTTGTCAGATTGACCCGACACCTACAATCAACCACCGGAAAGTACATATCAGTATTGATGCTAATATCACTACTAAGCTTATTTTTATACTACATACATTTTCAAATTGGATATCAATCGGTATCGCTGATATTTCTTTTTGTAATCTCCCTTTTGCCAATAATGAATTATAAACCGGGGCAAATATTTTTTGCAGCAGTATTAAGCGCCTTTGTTTGGAATTTCTTTTTTATTCCTCCTTACTATACTCTAAGAATTGGAAAAGTGGAAGATACAATGATGTTCGGTATGTATTTTATTATAGCATCGGTTTCCGGATTGTTAATTTCAAGAATAAAGACACAGCAGTTAATAATAAACGCGAGAGAGATAAAAACGAATGCGTTGTACAATCTCGCAAAAGAACTTTCGTCCGCGAAGAGCTTGGATGATGTTGTTGGTTGTTCTGTTGAGCAATTAAAAACTACTTTTAATGCCGAGATAGTGTTTTTGATTTATATTAACGAACCAAGCCCAAAGACGGAAGTTCACAAATTTAGCACAACATCAATTGATGATACCGAAATTAACATAGCTAACTGGGTATTTTATAATTCACAAAAAGCGGGAAGATTTACAGATACGATGCCGATTACAGAGCTGACTTATTACCCGCTATCAACCAAAGATAAGAAATTGGGGGTTGTTGGTTTTTTGTTCAAGGAAAACACAATTTTGAATAATGACCTTGAATCGTTGATAACTACATTTCTCTCCCAGATTGCGATAGCGATTGAAAGAGAGCTATTAAAAGAATCGACTAAAAATCATCTAGTTGTATTAGAGTCCGAAAAACTTTATAAAAATTTATTTGACTCTATATCTCATGAATTAAAAACTCCGATTACTACAATTCTTGGAGCTGTTAGCTCATTTAAAGAGAAAAAAATTTTACAAAATCATTTCATCATGGAAAGATTAGTTCAAGAAACAA
Coding sequences:
- a CDS encoding histidine kinase translates to MINKKSIFYVITATFILQFILILYNNFIGFIHIKSIVEFIIRLFYGTFFAGIITLYLFVLNIKTLNQLNKKYGWKEALAKRLFVELFYVFVIGVSGAIIITTVVQIISPYKESFEWILFINSVIAFIGNVIMMAILESIHFYKNIQESKLLTETLEKENAQIKLETLKSQLNPHFLFNSLNVLSILIKKDTAKAQQFVDQFALVNRYSLDVIDKPVVELREELEFSKSYLFLQKIRFDNSIISEINVDASKLNYLVPPLAVQTLLENALKHNRASEEHPLLLKIFIEDGYLVVSNNLQPKFNQTHSSGVGLNNLKKRYEVLGNFVPEFIITDKEYIAKIPLIIQE
- a CDS encoding TrkA family potassium uptake protein — protein: MKQFVVIGLGTFGFNLAIELAKNGHGVLAIDNDRQIVDRIKDLVTDAVVGDAKDKEMLSEFVKDTIDTAILGLGEIFMEETVLAIIHLRDLGIKNIIVKSMNDLRGEVYLSVGATEIIYPEKETAVRLAKRLTIPMLIDQISLAPEYGIVEIALPDSLVGKSIRDLKLREKFGVIIIAVKDILRDEMNLVPEPNLILKPDVALILLGKHVDINKLKKFM
- a CDS encoding DUF4118 domain-containing protein, whose protein sequence is MKPNSSKKANYKSGIFVRLTRHLQSTTGKYISVLMLISLLSLFLYYIHFQIGYQSVSLIFLFVISLLPIMNYKPGQIFFAAVLSAFVWNFFFIPPYYTLRIGKVEDTMMFGMYFIIASVSGLLISRIKTQQLIINAREIKTNALYNLAKELSSAKSLDDVVGCSVEQLKTTFNAEIVFLIYINEPSPKTEVHKFSTTSIDDTEINIANWVFYNSQKAGRFTDTMPITELTYYPLSTKDKKLGVVGFLFKENTILNNDLESLITTFLSQIAIAIERELLKESTKNHLVVLESEKLYKNLFDSISHELKTPITTILGAVSSFKEKKILQNHFIMERLVQETTIAAERLNRLVENLLDITRLESGNLKPKKEWHSLDDLVNSIVDKFKIYNSHKTIKVEIQNELGLIPIDYGLIEQALFNIIHNSLEYTDENCIINIVLRRTKDKSVITIADNGRGFPEAEIQNLFKKFYRIPGTKTGGTGLGLSIAKGFIEAHGGSISAKNKSTGGAEFIIFLPIS